From the Candidatus Omnitrophota bacterium genome, the window TCCACCGTGCCGATGGCCTCGTTCAAATCCTTGGTATAAATGATATCTTCCGAGGCGACCCCCACCTTGTCCAAGATGAAATATTTCAGGATCGTGGCGTCCAGCCGGCGGTATTCGCGCGAACCTTCGGTCACATACTGGTCGATGAGGAGCTTGTTCTTGAGCCGCAGCAGGCGGCAGCCTTCCCGGGTATAAAAGCCGATGGCATGCTCGTTTTGCCCGGCCTTGGCCAGGAGGATCGCCAGGTCTTCTTTGGACTTGATTTTGTCCACCCTGAAAAACTCCTCCAGGAAATCCAGTTTTTTAGGAAGTTTTTTAATGATCCGGTGGATGGAAAAGATCTTCAAATCCTTGGAATCGATGTTGGTAAAATAAGTCATCACGAAATTGAACGGCTCCTGGCCGGTGGGCTTTTCGATCTTGGCGATCTTGCCCCGGCGGTATTCCTTGGCCACCTCATAGCGGTGATGACCGTCGGCGATGAAAAGGTGTTGTCCTTCCATGGTGTTCACGATGGGCTGGATCCGGACCGGATCATCCAGCCGCCAGATCATATGGCGGACGCCGTCTTCATCCATGACGTCAAACATCGGCTTGCTCGGCGCCAGATGTTTGATAAACGTCGTTTCCACGGTTTTCTCTCTGTCCGAGAAACAGACGAAAATGGGGCTGAGCTGCGAACGGACAGCCCGGGTCAGCCGGAGCCGGTCTTCCTTGGCGGCCATGTGGGTATTTTCGTGCGGGAGGATCTTGGAATCCTTGTCATCCTGGATCTTCATCAGGGCGATGAACCCCAGGCGGCTGTGCCGCTGCCCGGTCAACCGGTATTCCTGTTTATAAAAATACATGCCTGGTTTGGGGTCCTCCGACAAGATACCTTCAGCAAGCCACTCGTCAAACGACTTTTTCGCGCGGGTGTATTTGTTGTCATCCTTGTCGTCCGCGGCCTTTTCCTTGCCGAGATCCAGACGGATAAAATTATGAAGGCTGTTATTATAATACTCGTTCTGCTGCGCGGGAGAGATCACGTCATACGGCGGGCAGACGACTTTGGCAATATCCGGGATTTTCTCGGAATTATAATGGATGGCCTGAAAAGGACGGATTTCTGTCATGGCTATGTCGGGTATACCCCGGCTGCCCAATCGCTTGGCTGGGCAAATCACTGGGACCTGGGGCTCTGCAAGTCTGGATTTCAACCCCGCATCCCGCCTTCGGCGGGAACCTGCGGGGTTAATTCAGCCAGCCACTTACGTTCACTATCGTTCCGTAAGTGGCGGCTTCATTAAAAAAACACCCCCTCCCAGCCCGTTCTGCAGGCCTGCGGGGGGGCTTTAACATTGTGTCATAATACCAGAATTCGGGAGTCCTGAGAATGAAATTCTTGGAAATTTCACCCAAGGCTGAAAAGGCCTAAAAAGCCGGAAATTCCCAGGAATTTTCAGTTTCAGGATAGTTTAATGGCAGGAACAGCCGCCCCCGGACGGGTTGGAGCAGGCGGGTTTGCCGCTTTCTGTCTTGGGAGGAGCAGATTTTTTCTTATAATCCGTTTCATAAAAGCCGCTTCCCTTAAAAATGATCCCACCGCCAGTTCCGATCAGGCGGATCAGCGTCTTTTTCCCGCATTCGGGGCATTTCTGGAGTTTTTTGTCCGTCATGGACTGCAGAATTTCAAACCCGTGGCCGCAGGCCTCGCATTCATACTGATAAGTTGGCATAAGTCCCCTCCATAAACAGCTTTTTGTTCATGATTCTGAACCGGGAAGCCGCCCGGCTCATTTGAACACTTTCTTTATTTTCTCCGAAAAAGAATCCCCGGGCACCCCGGCACCGGCCGTCTCACCGCTGATCCGGGCATAGTCCTCAAGCAATCGCCGTTGCTCGGCGTTTACATGGGAAGGGACACTGATCATGACCCGGACATACTGATCTCCGGGCGATCCGGAATGGATATCCGGCATCCCCTTGCCCTTCAAACGGAAAATTTTTCCGCTCTGCGTCCCGGCCGGGACCTTCATGGAAACATCCCCGCTCAGGGTCGGGACAGAGACTTCCGCCCCCAACGCTGCCTTGACAAAACTGAGCGGCAGTTCCAAATAGAGATCTCTGTCCCGGCGCTCAAAAACCTCATGCGGTTTAACGGCGAGATAAAGATACAGGTCTCCGCGGCCCGAGGGGCCGTATTCGCCCTCGCCCTTAACCCTCAAGCGCGTGTCATTGTCGACCCCAGCGGGAATATTGACGTCGATCTTGCGCGTCACGCGGACAACGCCCTTGCCGCCGCATTTCGGGCAGTATTCCGTGATGACCTGGCCACGCCCCTGGCACTGCGGGCAGGTTTGGGCCATCCGGAAAAATCCGCTCGACATCACGACCTGGCCCTGGCCCTTGCACCGAGGACACGTTTTGACGTCCTGGCTGGATTTCGCGCCGGAACCCTTACAAGAGGAACACTCGTCGTGCCGGGGGACCTGGAGCGCCTTTTTCACGCCCTGGAAGGCCTCCTCCAAGGTGATGTCCGCTTCATACTGGATGTCCGCGCCCCGGCGGGCCCCCGAACGTCCGCCGCCGGATCCGCCGCCGAACACGTCAAAGAGGGAATCCCCGAACATCCTGCCGAAAAGATCGCCCAAGCCGGCCTCTTCAAAAATACTGCCGAAATCGGCGCCCTTGAAAATATCCTCGGCGGTGTAACGCTGGTCAATCCCCGCGTGGCCGTACTGATCGTACATCTTGCGCTTCTGCGGGTCCGACAAGACGCCGTAGGCCTCTGAAATTTCCTTAAATTTTTCTTCCGCCTCTTTTTTTTCGGCCTCGGGCACGCGGTCCGGATGGTGCTTCAGTGCCAAAGACCGGTAGGCCTTCTTGATCTGCGGAAGATCCGATTCACGCGGCACGCCCAAAATTTCGTAATAATCTTTTTTCATGGAGGCCAACGGGCTTTGGTTCGACTCACGCTCGCCATCCCGAGCGAGAGTCGAGGGACACCCGCGGTTCCTTTCTTCCCCGCCCCTGCGGGGCCGAATCCCGCCGGTTTCCCGTCCCCGGGCTTCAGCCCGGGGCGTTGACGGGAAGGCGGGATAAAAAATGGGGTTCAAGGAACAGGGTTTGGGGACTCACCATCCGCCTCAACCCCACCCGATTCCCTGAACCCCGATACCTTTTTTATTTTTTATCGTCGCTCGCCTTGAAATCAGCGTCGATAACATCATCCTTGTTATCACGGGATCCGCCCGGCTGCCCCTGCGGGCCCTGCGGGCCCTGCCGCGAATCGGCGTCCTGAGACTGGCCATCCTGGGACGAACTTCCGGCGCCCGCGCCGGCGCCCTGGGCCGCCTGCTGGGAGGCGGAGGCCTTGTAGATCTCCTCGGCGAGTTTGTGACTGACTTTCTGCAATGACTCCATCCCCTGCTTGATGCGGGCATGGTCCTTGCTCTTGACCGCCTCTTTGAGGTTGTTCAGCTCCGTCTCGATGTTCGATTTGTCACCGGCGGAAATCTTGTCGCCGTAATCCTTGACGGATTTCTCCGTGGAAAACACCAGGCCGTTCGCCTGATTGATCAACTCGGCCTCTTCACGGCGCTTCTTGTCCTCTTCCGCGTATTTTTCGGCTTCCTTGACCATTTTATCGATATCGGCATCCGACAATTTGTTGGGAGCCGTGATCTTGATCGACTGCTCCTTGCCGGTCCCCTTGTCCTTGGCGGAAACATGAACGATGCCGTTGGTGTCGATATCGAATGTGACCTCAACTTGCGGCAATCCGCGCGGGGCCGGAGGGATCCCCTCCAGGTTGAAACGGCCAAGCTCTGTGTTGCCGTCCGCCATGGACCGTTCGCCCTGCAGGACCCGGATGGTCACCGCCGACTGATTGTCCTCAGCGGTGGAAAACACCTGGCTCTTTTTCGTGGGGATGGTCGTGTTGCGCTCGATGAGCTTCGTGAACACACCGCCCAGCGTTTCGATGCCGAGAGACAGCGGCGTGACGTCCAAAAGCAGGACTTCCTTGGCTTCGCCTTTGATGATCCCGGCCTGGACCGCGGCGCCGAGCGCCACGCATTCCATCGGGTCGATCCCGCGCTCGATCTTCTTGCCGACCTCGCGCTCCACGAACTGCTGGACGATGGGCATGCGGGTCGGGCCGCCGACGAGGATCACGCGGTCGACGCTGACCTGCGATCCGAGCTTATCGGACGCGTCCTTCATCGCCTGGATGATAGGCCCCCGGCAGCGCTCGATGATGGGGGAAACCAGGTTTTCCAAAGTCGCGCGCTCCAGTTTCAAGTTCATATGCTTCGGCCCGGAGGCGTCGGCCGTGATGAACGGCAAATTGACCTCGGTGGTGACCGTGCTGGACAATTCGACCTTGGCCTTTTCCGCGGCTTCTCTCAGACGCTGAAAGGCCATCTTGTCGCTCTTAAGATCGATGCCGGATTCTTTCTTGAATTCCCCGGTGATGTGGTCGATCAGGACATTGTCCATGTCCGTCCCGCCCAGCAGGTTGTCGCCGCTGGTGGAGATGACCTCGAAGGTCGCGGCCTTGTTCTCGCTGTCCCAGCCCATTTCCAGGATGGTGACGTCGAGGGTCCCGCCGCCGAGGTCGAAGACCATGATCTTCTGTTCCTTGCCCGCCTTGTCAATGCCGTAGGCGAGGCACGCGGCCGTGGGCTCGTTGATGATGCGCAGGACCTTGAGCCCCGCGATCTCGCCCGCGTCCTTGGTGGCCTGGCGCTGATTGTCGTTGAAATACGCCGGCACCGTGATGACGGCCTCCTCGACTTTGTCGCCAAGGAATTTCTCGGCGTCCGCCTTGATCTTCTGCAGGATGAACGAGCTCACCTGCTGCGGAGAAAATTCTTTGTCAAACACCTTGAATTTGTGGGTGGTCCCCATCTTGCGTTTGGCCGCGTAGATGGTGCCTTCCGAATTGATCGGCGCCTGGCGGCGGGCCGGCTCCCCGACGAGCAGCTGGCCGTCTTTCGAAAAGGCGACGAAGGACGGGAAGGCCTTGCCCGACGCGACACCGGCGCCTTCCGCCGACGGAATGATGACCGGGCGGCCGCCTTCCATCACGGATGCCGCCGAATTGGATGTTCCCAGATCAATACCGATTGCTCTTGCCATAAGATTACCTCCTCAATGATCCGATCTCATAACGATCGATTTATGATGCTTTGTTAGATGGTTCCCCGGCAGTCGCCTGCCCGGGTTTCGCGACTTTCACCTTGGCCGTCCGGATGACCTTGTCGGCCAGAAAATATCCTTTTTGAAATTCTTCAATGACCGTGTCCTCGTTGTGCCCGGTGCTCTCCGCCATCATCAGGATTTCATGACAATGCGGATCGAACTTCTTGCCCACACAGTCCATGGAGCGCACGTCGTTGCGCTTGAGCAATTCGTGGATCCGGCCGACGACCATCTCGATCCCTTTCAAAAGGGACTGGGTGTCCTGCGGGACCGCCTTGGCCGCGGCCACGCTCCGCTCGAGATCATCCAGGATCCCAAGGAACTCCATGATGATGCCCTCGTGCGCGTAACGGATAAATTCAGCGCGGTCCCTGTCGTAACGCTTACGGGCGTTGTCGAAATCCGCGAAGAGACGGACGAATTTGTCCTTGTATTCCGCGGCATCGTTGACGAACTTCTGGTATTCCGCCTGCGTAATCTCGATCTTGGCCGGTTCCGGCGCCGTTTCCGCGGGCGAACCCTGATCAGCGGTTTTCGGTTTCGGATTTTCCATTGGCTCTGCCATATGCGATGTCATTCCTGGCCTTGAAATCAAAGGGCCCGGTTCAAATATTCCGTCAAATAATCCAGCGTCGAAACGACCCGCTGGTAATCCATGTGCGTCGGCCCCAGGACCGCGATCCGGCCGCTCGTTCCCGCAGGCAGCCTATACTGCGAAACGGCCAGGGAACAGCATTCCCCGATATTGGAACACGCCATCTCATGGCCGATATAAATCTGGATCCGTTTCTGAAGATGGCGGTTGATGACGCTCAACAGCCGCTCTTTCTCTTCAAGAGTGGAAAGGATTTCACGGATCTTCTGGATGTCCTGCATATCCGGGTATCCGACCACATAACTGGTCCCATGGAGAAAAACCTTGTCCGGGATCCCGTCCACCGAGATGATGCTGGTGTAGTGGGTGATGTCCGAAACCATCTGAGACGTTTTCTCAAGGACTTTCTCGAGGTCTTTCCGTCCCTGATCGTATTCCGTTTTGATCCGCGCCTGTTCGCCTTCCAAGAGCTTGATCTCGTTCATCAGGTTGTCCACATAATACCGGTAACCCATCTGGGTCGGCATGCGGCCGGCGGATGTGTGAGGATGGGTCAAATAGCCCTCTTCTTCCAGCTCAGCCAGAATATTCCGGACCGTGGCCGGACTCACGTCCAGAGGGTAGTCCTGGGCGATCAGCCCGGAACTGACAGGGCTCACCGTTTTGATATATTCATTGACAACAATGCCCAGGATGATGTCTTTTCGCGATTCGTAATCCGCTTTTTTTGTCCGCATGATCCTTCTCCGCGTTGTATATCTCCAATGAAATTATGGGTTTAGACGCGAATCGTATTTTTAGCAGTCAACAGCAAAGATTGCTAAGCCGATATTATAACAAAGAATCCCGCCTTGTCAATACTCAAAACAGGCGGGCATCTTACCGGCATTAATGAGACTTGGCGACGGGCGCACTTTGAAACATCGACTTCACATGCGGATTGGTCAGATACATGATGACGATCAACGGCCAAGTCATGTGCGTGATCAGCGCCACCAGGCTGGCTGTGGTCACCAGGCTGACGGAAACACCCAATTTCACCCCCAGCCACTCCATGGCGGTCGAAAAAAACGGCCCCAGGTCAAAGCACACCACATACACCGTCCAAAACAGATAGATGGCAAACAGGCGGACTGTCCAAAACCGGGCCAGCTCCTTAAAAAGAACCAAACCCAGGGCGCAAAAAACCACCCAGATGATACCTATCATCCCGATGCCCTCCAG encodes:
- the dnaK gene encoding molecular chaperone DnaK; this translates as MARAIGIDLGTSNSAASVMEGGRPVIIPSAEGAGVASGKAFPSFVAFSKDGQLLVGEPARRQAPINSEGTIYAAKRKMGTTHKFKVFDKEFSPQQVSSFILQKIKADAEKFLGDKVEEAVITVPAYFNDNQRQATKDAGEIAGLKVLRIINEPTAACLAYGIDKAGKEQKIMVFDLGGGTLDVTILEMGWDSENKAATFEVISTSGDNLLGGTDMDNVLIDHITGEFKKESGIDLKSDKMAFQRLREAAEKAKVELSSTVTTEVNLPFITADASGPKHMNLKLERATLENLVSPIIERCRGPIIQAMKDASDKLGSQVSVDRVILVGGPTRMPIVQQFVEREVGKKIERGIDPMECVALGAAVQAGIIKGEAKEVLLLDVTPLSLGIETLGGVFTKLIERNTTIPTKKSQVFSTAEDNQSAVTIRVLQGERSMADGNTELGRFNLEGIPPAPRGLPQVEVTFDIDTNGIVHVSAKDKGTGKEQSIKITAPNKLSDADIDKMVKEAEKYAEEDKKRREEAELINQANGLVFSTEKSVKDYGDKISAGDKSNIETELNNLKEAVKSKDHARIKQGMESLQKVSHKLAEEIYKASASQQAAQGAGAGAGSSSQDGQSQDADSRQGPQGPQGQPGGSRDNKDDVIDADFKASDDKK
- a CDS encoding DUF1015 domain-containing protein → MTEIRPFQAIHYNSEKIPDIAKVVCPPYDVISPAQQNEYYNNSLHNFIRLDLGKEKAADDKDDNKYTRAKKSFDEWLAEGILSEDPKPGMYFYKQEYRLTGQRHSRLGFIALMKIQDDKDSKILPHENTHMAAKEDRLRLTRAVRSQLSPIFVCFSDREKTVETTFIKHLAPSKPMFDVMDEDGVRHMIWRLDDPVRIQPIVNTMEGQHLFIADGHHRYEVAKEYRRGKIAKIEKPTGQEPFNFVMTYFTNIDSKDLKIFSIHRIIKKLPKKLDFLEEFFRVDKIKSKEDLAILLAKAGQNEHAIGFYTREGCRLLRLKNKLLIDQYVTEGSREYRRLDATILKYFILDKVGVASEDIIYTKDLNEAIGTVDAKKADASFILNPVKIQQLKAIALNGERMPPKTTYFYPKVLSGLTVHKME
- a CDS encoding zinc ribbon domain-containing protein; translation: MPTYQYECEACGHGFEILQSMTDKKLQKCPECGKKTLIRLIGTGGGIIFKGSGFYETDYKKKSAPPKTESGKPACSNPSGGGCSCH
- the dnaJ gene encoding molecular chaperone DnaJ translates to MASMKKDYYEILGVPRESDLPQIKKAYRSLALKHHPDRVPEAEKKEAEEKFKEISEAYGVLSDPQKRKMYDQYGHAGIDQRYTAEDIFKGADFGSIFEEAGLGDLFGRMFGDSLFDVFGGGSGGGRSGARRGADIQYEADITLEEAFQGVKKALQVPRHDECSSCKGSGAKSSQDVKTCPRCKGQGQVVMSSGFFRMAQTCPQCQGRGQVITEYCPKCGGKGVVRVTRKIDVNIPAGVDNDTRLRVKGEGEYGPSGRGDLYLYLAVKPHEVFERRDRDLYLELPLSFVKAALGAEVSVPTLSGDVSMKVPAGTQSGKIFRLKGKGMPDIHSGSPGDQYVRVMISVPSHVNAEQRRLLEDYARISGETAGAGVPGDSFSEKIKKVFK
- a CDS encoding nucleotide exchange factor GrpE; translated protein: MAEPMENPKPKTADQGSPAETAPEPAKIEITQAEYQKFVNDAAEYKDKFVRLFADFDNARKRYDRDRAEFIRYAHEGIIMEFLGILDDLERSVAAAKAVPQDTQSLLKGIEMVVGRIHELLKRNDVRSMDCVGKKFDPHCHEILMMAESTGHNEDTVIEEFQKGYFLADKVIRTAKVKVAKPGQATAGEPSNKAS